A portion of the Microlunatus phosphovorus NM-1 genome contains these proteins:
- a CDS encoding asparagine synthase-related protein yields MISGLASGYLRCDPLEVAVGWVYGHQDVARPEPGKSARQALDDAIRPALQHGPCYVTFSGGRDSSAVLAAATDLARREGFDLPVPITRIYPDLPDTDESSWQRMVIDHLELTEWIRLELRQGESDLLGAAALAGLRARGLIWPPALQSHDVMFQHARGGSLLTGEGGDAVLGSHRGTPLTRLRNRRRPTRTLLKHAATAIVPRPIRRRKVAKLAAQSVQSRWLQPTALAEHASRVADDESTEPLRSDSATWAVATKRSFATISHNHAAAASEYGIRASDPLLDHRFVSTLARDGGRWGFNSRTATMRFLFADVLPAAVLSRATKAWFNQAHATDTTRRFARQWDGTGVDRSLVDVDKLREVWLSDQPTMATGMLLHAAWLGTTGRDG; encoded by the coding sequence GTGATCAGCGGGCTCGCGAGTGGCTACCTACGCTGTGACCCACTCGAGGTCGCCGTCGGCTGGGTCTATGGCCATCAGGACGTCGCTCGACCGGAGCCTGGGAAGTCGGCGCGTCAGGCGTTGGACGATGCCATCAGGCCGGCGCTGCAGCATGGTCCCTGCTATGTGACCTTCTCCGGTGGGCGAGACTCATCGGCCGTGCTGGCGGCGGCAACCGATCTGGCGCGGCGCGAGGGCTTCGACCTTCCTGTGCCGATCACCCGCATCTATCCTGACCTGCCGGACACTGATGAGTCCTCGTGGCAGCGGATGGTCATTGATCACCTCGAGCTGACCGAGTGGATTCGGCTGGAGCTACGCCAGGGAGAGTCCGACTTGCTCGGTGCGGCAGCGCTCGCCGGGTTGCGAGCCCGCGGGCTCATCTGGCCACCCGCGCTCCAATCACACGACGTGATGTTCCAACACGCACGCGGCGGATCCCTGCTGACGGGCGAGGGGGGAGACGCGGTGCTGGGCTCGCATCGGGGCACGCCGCTGACCCGGCTGCGGAACCGCCGCCGGCCGACGCGGACACTGCTCAAGCATGCCGCGACCGCCATCGTGCCGCGACCGATCCGACGTCGGAAGGTGGCCAAGCTCGCGGCCCAGTCGGTTCAGAGCCGTTGGCTCCAACCGACGGCGTTGGCGGAACACGCGAGTCGAGTTGCCGATGACGAGTCCACCGAGCCGCTACGCAGTGACTCGGCAACCTGGGCTGTGGCGACCAAACGGTCGTTCGCAACCATCTCCCACAACCATGCGGCTGCCGCATCTGAGTACGGGATCAGGGCGAGCGACCCGTTGCTCGATCATCGGTTCGTGTCGACATTGGCGCGCGATGGTGGACGGTGGGGGTTCAACAGTCGCACGGCGACGATGAGGTTCCTCTTCGCGGACGTCCTTCCTGCAGCGGTGCTCAGCCGAGCCACGAAGGCATGGTTCAACCAGGCCCACGCAACGGATACGACGCGCCGGTTCGCTCGTCAGTGGGACGGAACCGGCGTGGACCGGAGTCTGGTCGACGTTGATAAGTTGCGTGAGGTGTGGCTCTCGGACCAACCGACGATGGCTACCGGCATGCTGTTGCACGCGGCTTGGCTGGGTACGACAGGCCGAGACGGATGA
- a CDS encoding lasso RiPP family leader peptide-containing protein, which yields MSESVQPRPQYESPRLTEVGSVKDLTLGEGIRGNDDTFVFSIWGHQISISYGELS from the coding sequence ATGAGCGAATCAGTTCAGCCTCGACCGCAGTATGAAAGCCCGCGACTGACCGAAGTTGGGTCGGTGAAGGATCTGACCCTGGGTGAGGGCATCAGGGGGAATGACGACACATTCGTCTTCTCCATCTGGGGCCACCAGATCTCCATCTCGTACGGAGAGTTGTCGTAG
- a CDS encoding PqqD family protein has product MKLRADDLTWREIDSELVVLDLRSSTYLTTNASATFLMKQLAVEKSAAELTDALMNQFAISQTDAERDVRAFVDDLDRRGLLVHS; this is encoded by the coding sequence ATGAAGCTCCGTGCCGATGACTTGACGTGGCGGGAGATCGACAGCGAGCTCGTCGTCTTGGATCTGCGCTCGTCGACGTACTTGACGACCAACGCCAGCGCCACCTTCTTGATGAAGCAGCTGGCCGTGGAGAAGTCTGCTGCCGAGCTTACCGACGCCCTGATGAACCAGTTCGCGATTTCGCAAACTGATGCCGAGCGCGATGTGCGCGCCTTCGTGGACGACCTTGATCGCCGCGGACTGCTCGTTCACTCCTGA
- a CDS encoding UDP-glucose dehydrogenase family protein, translated as MTLHISVIGCGYLGAVHAACMAALGHDVIGVDVDARKVEALAGGKPPFFEPELPELLAETVATGRLQFSSDITDAAAATIHFICVGTPQKRGENKADLRAVDAAMTALLAVVKPGDLVVGKSTVPVGTAERLAEMLAEAEPTATLAWNPEFLREGHAVKDTFHPDRLVYGVPDDAAGERATALLSRVYAKTLADGTPLIVTDYSTAQLVKVAANSFLATKISFINAMAELCEATGGDVVQLANAIGHDARIGRQFLNAGLGFGGGCLPKDIRAFMARAGELGVDQALTFLREVDSINLRRRVRMVDLAREVCDGSIVGRRIAVLGAAFKPESDDVRDSPALSVAAQMSLQGADVVVTDPKAIENAAAKWPDLRFVETVEEAVADAELVLLLTEWKQYVSLDPTEVKRWVKLPRILDGRNALDVEAWRSAGWTYRALGRR; from the coding sequence ATGACCCTGCACATCTCCGTGATCGGTTGCGGCTATCTGGGAGCGGTGCACGCTGCCTGTATGGCGGCGCTCGGCCACGATGTGATCGGCGTCGACGTCGATGCGCGTAAGGTCGAAGCGCTCGCCGGCGGTAAGCCGCCGTTCTTCGAGCCCGAGCTGCCCGAGCTGCTGGCTGAGACGGTGGCGACGGGACGGCTGCAATTCTCCAGCGACATCACCGACGCTGCGGCAGCGACCATCCACTTCATCTGCGTCGGCACGCCGCAGAAGCGGGGCGAGAACAAAGCCGACCTGCGGGCGGTCGATGCGGCGATGACCGCCCTGCTCGCCGTGGTGAAACCGGGCGACCTGGTGGTCGGGAAGTCAACGGTGCCGGTGGGCACCGCTGAGCGACTGGCAGAGATGCTGGCCGAAGCGGAGCCCACCGCGACCTTGGCTTGGAACCCGGAGTTCCTGCGGGAGGGTCACGCGGTCAAGGACACCTTCCATCCAGACCGCCTGGTTTATGGAGTTCCTGATGACGCTGCCGGCGAGAGAGCGACCGCCCTGCTCAGTCGGGTCTATGCCAAGACGCTCGCTGACGGCACGCCGTTGATCGTTACCGACTATTCGACCGCGCAGCTGGTCAAGGTTGCGGCGAACTCGTTCTTGGCGACCAAGATCTCCTTCATCAATGCCATGGCCGAGCTGTGTGAGGCAACCGGCGGTGACGTCGTGCAGCTCGCGAACGCGATCGGGCACGATGCCCGGATCGGTCGTCAGTTCCTCAACGCCGGCCTCGGCTTCGGCGGTGGCTGCCTGCCCAAGGACATCCGGGCGTTCATGGCACGAGCCGGCGAGCTCGGCGTCGACCAGGCGCTGACCTTCCTGCGTGAGGTCGACTCGATCAACCTGCGCCGCAGGGTCCGCATGGTCGACCTGGCGCGCGAGGTCTGCGACGGGTCGATCGTCGGACGCCGGATCGCCGTCCTGGGGGCCGCATTCAAGCCTGAGAGCGACGACGTTCGTGACTCCCCGGCGCTGAGCGTGGCGGCGCAGATGTCGCTGCAAGGCGCGGACGTGGTGGTCACCGATCCAAAGGCGATCGAGAACGCCGCAGCCAAGTGGCCCGATCTTCGCTTCGTCGAGACCGTCGAAGAGGCGGTCGCTGATGCTGAGCTGGTGCTGCTGCTGACCGAGTGGAAGCAGTACGTGTCACTGGATCCGACCGAGGTGAAGCGCTGGGTCAAGTTGCCCCGGATTCTGGATGGCCGCAACGCGCTCGACGTGGAGGCTTGGCGCAGCGCAGGCTGGACCTATCGAGCTCTTGGAAGGCGATGA
- a CDS encoding glycosyltransferase family 4 protein, producing the protein MSVICPKGPDDPDYQELDGVHIYKYKPAPEARGLAGFVVEFVYSWLRTAGLSLKVWRRQNFTIMQACNPPDTYWALALLWKLRGVTFVFDHHDLNPELFISRFGEPSSTLKKVEYAGLRWLERMTFKTAKRVISTNESYKAVAVRRGGRKPAEVTVVRSGPDTQQMRPVYPSTVATGDRRFSLAYLGIMGPQDGVDVVLDVMEELVHRRGRADLEATLLGFGDCYVDLRARCTQLGLDDYVTFTGRADKAMIADHLSVADVGLCPDLKTPLNDVSTMNKTMEYMSYALPSVSFDLVETRVSGGDSVLYVPSGDVGAFADAVERLLDDPELRIAMAQRARERVSTELDWRPQAAAYLGVYAELTGRTQAELPDGRRDTGQTDQRGRTYVPLDDDVEFERFIRERSAR; encoded by the coding sequence GTGAGCGTCATCTGCCCCAAGGGGCCGGACGATCCGGATTATCAAGAGCTGGATGGCGTCCATATCTACAAGTACAAGCCGGCACCCGAAGCCAGGGGGCTGGCGGGTTTTGTAGTGGAGTTCGTCTACAGCTGGCTCCGAACTGCGGGACTGTCGCTCAAGGTCTGGCGGCGCCAAAACTTTACGATCATGCAAGCCTGCAACCCACCAGATACCTACTGGGCGCTGGCGTTGCTCTGGAAGCTCCGGGGCGTCACCTTCGTCTTTGACCACCACGACTTGAATCCGGAGCTGTTCATCTCCCGGTTCGGAGAACCGAGCAGCACACTGAAGAAGGTCGAGTACGCCGGGCTGCGCTGGTTGGAGCGGATGACCTTCAAGACCGCGAAGCGGGTGATCTCCACCAACGAGTCGTACAAGGCGGTCGCGGTCCGTCGCGGTGGGCGGAAGCCGGCCGAGGTCACCGTCGTACGCAGCGGACCGGACACTCAGCAGATGCGGCCGGTCTATCCGTCGACGGTCGCTACCGGTGACCGTAGGTTCAGCCTCGCCTATCTGGGCATCATGGGTCCGCAAGACGGCGTGGATGTCGTCCTGGACGTGATGGAAGAACTCGTGCACCGACGGGGGAGGGCCGATCTCGAGGCGACACTGCTCGGCTTTGGTGACTGCTACGTGGACCTGCGGGCGCGTTGCACACAGCTGGGTCTTGACGACTACGTCACTTTCACCGGTCGGGCGGACAAAGCGATGATCGCCGATCACCTGAGCGTCGCTGATGTGGGCCTGTGCCCGGATCTGAAGACGCCGTTGAACGACGTGTCCACCATGAACAAGACGATGGAGTACATGTCGTACGCACTGCCGTCGGTCTCCTTCGACCTGGTCGAGACGCGGGTCTCCGGCGGAGACTCTGTGCTGTACGTCCCTTCGGGAGATGTCGGTGCGTTCGCCGATGCGGTCGAGAGGCTGCTGGACGATCCCGAGTTGCGGATCGCCATGGCACAACGGGCTCGCGAACGCGTGTCCACTGAACTCGACTGGCGGCCGCAAGCTGCGGCCTACCTTGGCGTTTACGCTGAGCTGACCGGCAGGACCCAGGCTGAGCTGCCTGATGGGCGGCGTGACACCGGCCAGACCGACCAACGCGGCAGGACCTATGTGCCGCTTGATGATGACGTTGAGTTCGAGCGGTTCATCCGCGAGAGGAGTGCCCGATGA
- a CDS encoding glycosyltransferase: MPRKILLVSQPGDAGVAHVVANHVEWAVERGWQPTVACDPESRLAELAVERGGRVEPWKAKRSPASGVHSEMRALRGILERTSPDVVHLHSSKAGLVGRLLIRGSRPTVFQPHAWSFQASRGMSKALAVRWERWAQRWTDVTVCVSRAEQAAGTQFGVEATTAMVPNSVDSARFHPLPGNADRAALRAEMGFAPDASLAVCVGRLCEQKGQDLLLAAWPRVLDAVPSAQLVLVGDGPKRDQLESQRVANVVFAGASPHSARWFQLADLAVVPSRWEGQALVILEAMSCAVPIVASDIAPNAETLPLNVGATVSADQPEILAAAIVERLQTDAHERVTEGLSGRKHVQEFHDRAQLADKLTEVWEAVADAHRVSPIHLAR; the protein is encoded by the coding sequence ATGCCTCGAAAGATCCTACTCGTCAGTCAGCCGGGCGACGCCGGCGTGGCTCATGTCGTCGCCAACCACGTGGAGTGGGCTGTAGAGCGCGGTTGGCAGCCCACTGTGGCATGCGACCCCGAGAGCAGGCTTGCCGAGTTGGCTGTGGAGCGTGGCGGGAGAGTTGAACCCTGGAAAGCCAAGCGAAGTCCCGCGAGCGGTGTCCACTCCGAGATGAGGGCACTTCGAGGCATCCTCGAGCGCACCTCTCCAGACGTCGTCCATCTGCACAGCAGCAAGGCCGGCCTAGTGGGACGCCTGCTCATCCGTGGCTCACGCCCGACTGTGTTCCAGCCCCACGCTTGGTCATTCCAAGCATCCCGAGGGATGTCGAAGGCCCTGGCGGTTCGATGGGAACGCTGGGCCCAGCGCTGGACCGACGTGACCGTCTGTGTCAGTCGAGCAGAGCAAGCTGCAGGGACGCAGTTCGGTGTCGAAGCAACCACCGCGATGGTGCCCAACTCGGTTGACAGCGCTCGGTTCCACCCGCTTCCCGGAAACGCGGATCGAGCCGCGCTCCGAGCCGAGATGGGCTTTGCACCCGATGCCTCGCTGGCAGTCTGCGTCGGACGGCTTTGCGAACAGAAGGGGCAAGACCTTCTTCTGGCCGCGTGGCCCAGGGTCCTCGATGCGGTGCCATCCGCCCAGCTCGTGCTGGTCGGCGACGGTCCCAAACGGGATCAACTCGAATCTCAGCGCGTGGCGAATGTCGTGTTCGCCGGTGCATCTCCTCACTCTGCACGCTGGTTTCAACTCGCAGACCTCGCGGTCGTGCCAAGTCGTTGGGAGGGCCAGGCACTGGTGATCTTGGAGGCCATGTCTTGCGCTGTCCCGATAGTGGCAAGCGACATCGCGCCCAACGCCGAGACGCTGCCTCTCAACGTTGGCGCAACGGTGTCCGCAGATCAACCGGAGATCCTTGCCGCCGCAATCGTGGAGCGGCTCCAGACAGATGCCCATGAACGTGTCACCGAGGGCCTCAGTGGCCGCAAACACGTTCAAGAGTTCCACGATCGAGCTCAACTGGCCGACAAGCTGACGGAAGTCTGGGAGGCCGTCGCTGACGCTCATCGGGTCTCTCCGATTCATCTGGCCCGGTGA
- the murJ gene encoding murein biosynthesis integral membrane protein MurJ, whose product MSADEAADVPHGQASSGDPSAKVPPENRGLAVAAAAVAALSVLSSLLGLVRDLSLAGLFGASGATDAFLVAWTVPETVTPLLLEGAMTFLLVPLFVAEIVRVGSITRLVRLTLLPYLLLLLILTALTIVGAPVLVRLLAPALSDPELAVQCFRYACLTIFFMGVAGYLVAALRAHDSFVRPALIYAAYNVGILSCMFLLRDRLGVLSAAIGLAVGSVMMVAVQLPQFLRLVSLKGLECRMSRKFFTASMVFLPIAIYTLGRQAQVFVERIVGSTLDAGSISHMNYASKIGQIPLLLVLPIATVAFPSLARAAATSAGVASQADRVLRLVVLMTLPAMMFLIMFAYPAVQFMFERGAFDASDTAATSGVLTLYGFGLLGQVLVSVGTLVAFAHRGQVWMPAIAAGACLVVTIVLDVALSPALGVRALGIGNAGGITVAAIVVLIGLTRSVGWQPRSLTRLLLLATPLAVTAALAARLLSDVLGLTGLPALLLGSASTSILFVTATILVRIPEARDLAGALTRFVKNPREMKRLR is encoded by the coding sequence GTGAGCGCCGACGAGGCTGCCGACGTTCCGCACGGACAGGCATCATCCGGCGATCCCAGCGCAAAAGTCCCTCCCGAGAACAGAGGGTTGGCAGTAGCTGCGGCGGCCGTTGCTGCGCTGTCGGTCCTGAGCTCGCTGCTAGGACTCGTGCGCGATCTCAGCCTCGCTGGCTTGTTCGGCGCATCGGGAGCGACAGACGCATTTCTGGTGGCATGGACAGTGCCGGAGACCGTCACGCCATTGTTACTCGAAGGTGCGATGACCTTCCTCCTCGTGCCACTGTTCGTAGCAGAGATCGTGCGCGTGGGATCGATCACCAGGCTGGTGCGGTTGACTCTTCTCCCCTACCTGCTGTTGTTGCTGATCCTGACTGCGCTGACCATAGTCGGCGCGCCGGTGTTGGTGAGGTTGCTCGCGCCGGCATTGAGCGACCCAGAACTCGCCGTCCAGTGTTTTCGCTACGCATGTCTGACAATCTTCTTCATGGGCGTTGCAGGCTATCTCGTGGCAGCACTACGCGCACACGACTCGTTCGTCCGTCCGGCGCTCATCTACGCCGCATACAACGTCGGCATCCTGAGTTGCATGTTTCTCTTGCGTGACCGCCTAGGCGTCTTGAGTGCCGCGATCGGATTAGCTGTCGGTAGCGTCATGATGGTTGCTGTCCAGTTGCCACAGTTCTTACGACTGGTCTCGCTAAAAGGTCTTGAATGCCGGATGAGTCGGAAGTTCTTCACTGCCTCGATGGTTTTTCTACCGATTGCGATCTACACTTTGGGCCGACAGGCTCAGGTTTTTGTCGAGCGTATCGTCGGGTCGACACTCGACGCCGGCTCGATTTCGCACATGAACTACGCGAGCAAAATCGGGCAAATCCCCTTGCTTCTTGTGCTTCCGATTGCCACAGTGGCGTTTCCGTCCCTCGCGCGAGCCGCGGCCACCTCTGCCGGAGTGGCGTCGCAAGCTGATCGAGTGCTGCGGCTAGTTGTGCTCATGACGTTGCCGGCGATGATGTTTCTGATCATGTTTGCCTATCCAGCTGTGCAATTCATGTTCGAGCGGGGTGCCTTCGACGCCTCGGACACTGCGGCAACGTCTGGTGTGTTGACGCTGTACGGCTTTGGGCTACTCGGTCAAGTCCTGGTCAGCGTCGGCACTCTTGTCGCCTTTGCGCACCGGGGACAGGTGTGGATGCCGGCTATCGCAGCCGGCGCCTGCTTGGTGGTGACGATCGTCTTGGACGTCGCGCTGAGTCCGGCGCTCGGCGTGCGGGCGCTGGGCATCGGCAACGCCGGCGGCATCACCGTTGCCGCGATCGTGGTCCTCATCGGGCTCACCCGAAGTGTCGGTTGGCAGCCGCGAAGTCTCACCCGCTTGCTTCTCTTGGCCACCCCGTTGGCAGTGACAGCTGCACTTGCTGCTCGTCTGCTGTCCGATGTTCTCGGCCTCACGGGTCTTCCGGCGCTCCTACTGGGAAGCGCATCAACTAGCATATTGTTCGTCACGGCTACAATCCTCGTGCGAATACCAGAAGCGCGTGATCTGGCTGGCGCCCTGACCAGGTTCGTTAAGAATCCACGCGAGATGAAGAGGCTGCGATGA
- a CDS encoding polysaccharide deacetylase family protein, producing MYHAVAEELDPLMVQVTPRRLRQQMATLKRLGYRGVSMEQLLAEHDAESRLVGLTFDDGYADFAERAAPILDEFGFNATVFVVAGHVGGINDWDSPPVRRLMDASDIRAMQQAGHEIGSHGVSHTAMSKICNEEVDTELKLSKSMLETITGHSVKGFCYPYGAVSAHALSEVTRHYDYACAVSSPLPANQWAIPRFFVGEEDGPSRLLAKIALRRLRERRNHGEL from the coding sequence ATGTACCATGCGGTTGCGGAAGAGTTGGATCCATTGATGGTTCAGGTGACGCCTCGCCGCCTCCGACAACAGATGGCAACGCTGAAGCGACTCGGCTATCGGGGTGTGTCGATGGAGCAACTGCTGGCTGAGCACGACGCCGAATCTCGGCTGGTCGGCTTGACCTTCGATGATGGTTACGCGGACTTCGCCGAGCGCGCGGCGCCGATCCTCGACGAATTCGGATTCAACGCGACAGTGTTCGTCGTGGCCGGTCACGTTGGCGGAATCAACGACTGGGACTCACCGCCAGTTCGTCGGCTCATGGACGCTTCAGATATCCGCGCCATGCAGCAGGCAGGTCATGAGATCGGCTCGCACGGAGTCAGCCATACAGCGATGAGCAAGATCTGCAATGAGGAGGTGGACACGGAGCTCAAGCTAAGCAAGAGCATGCTCGAGACCATCACTGGCCACTCGGTGAAGGGATTCTGCTATCCCTATGGTGCCGTGTCCGCCCACGCGCTCTCAGAGGTGACGCGTCACTATGACTACGCTTGTGCCGTCTCGTCGCCTCTGCCTGCAAATCAGTGGGCTATTCCACGCTTCTTCGTGGGTGAGGAAGACGGGCCGAGTCGATTGCTTGCCAAGATCGCCTTGCGCAGGTTACGCGAACGCAGAAATCACGGCGAGCTGTGA
- a CDS encoding glycosyltransferase codes for MKVVHIITGLRIGGAENQLQLLLRNSRTDAEVIALTNADEIADAIRHDGTPVHALNMRSNRDVFAVIRLARWLRALRPDVVHLHLYRATLYGRLAARLANVPAVVTTEHSLLDGRIEGRRATKGVRALYMATEPFNAATIAVSRDVHSRLLDWGVPDSKLRIIPNGIEIVGPQASDRIRGEVRQELGWADSLRVIAGVGRLSPEKRWDLLLEAAAPLLSPRLRLALIGAGAEERRLRDLAASLRIEDHVSFLGPRADVSRMLAAVDLVVSTSPQETFGLAVLEAVVAGRPVVYVRAPAVDDIGVLPGVIKVSEGVEGVRAGLLEGLETTCSLPLADELNIYDIRKVASRVDHVYAELLEPKGRSK; via the coding sequence GTGAAGGTCGTTCACATCATCACCGGCCTGCGCATCGGCGGTGCCGAGAACCAACTCCAGCTTCTGCTGCGCAATAGCCGAACAGACGCGGAGGTGATCGCTCTCACGAACGCCGATGAGATCGCCGATGCGATTCGACACGATGGAACACCCGTGCATGCGCTCAACATGAGGAGCAATCGTGACGTCTTCGCCGTCATCAGGCTGGCACGCTGGTTGCGGGCTCTGAGACCGGACGTTGTGCATCTGCACCTCTACCGGGCGACGCTGTACGGACGTCTCGCGGCTCGGCTCGCGAACGTCCCAGCGGTCGTCACCACGGAGCACTCATTGCTGGACGGGCGCATCGAGGGACGCCGGGCCACGAAAGGCGTACGTGCGCTCTATATGGCAACCGAGCCTTTCAATGCGGCGACGATTGCCGTGTCGAGAGACGTGCACTCCAGACTCCTCGATTGGGGGGTGCCTGACAGCAAACTCCGGATCATTCCCAACGGCATCGAGATCGTTGGTCCCCAAGCATCCGACCGTATCCGGGGGGAAGTTCGCCAGGAGCTCGGCTGGGCCGATAGCTTACGAGTCATCGCTGGTGTTGGTCGGCTCTCTCCGGAGAAAAGGTGGGATCTGTTGCTGGAGGCGGCGGCACCGCTGCTGAGTCCCAGGCTGCGGCTTGCGCTGATCGGCGCTGGCGCGGAGGAGCGGCGTCTGCGTGACCTGGCTGCCTCGCTTCGCATCGAAGACCACGTCAGTTTCCTTGGCCCACGGGCAGACGTGAGCAGGATGCTGGCAGCGGTGGATCTGGTGGTTTCGACATCGCCGCAAGAGACTTTCGGTCTTGCCGTTCTCGAAGCTGTCGTGGCCGGCCGGCCGGTAGTGTACGTGCGAGCCCCTGCTGTCGACGACATCGGTGTGCTGCCTGGAGTGATCAAGGTTTCCGAAGGCGTTGAAGGGGTGCGTGCCGGCCTGTTGGAGGGGTTGGAGACGACGTGCTCGCTTCCGCTCGCGGACGAACTCAACATCTATGACATTCGAAAGGTGGCATCCCGAGTGGATCACGTCTATGCAGAACTCTTGGAGCCGAAGGGAAGAAGTAAGTGA
- a CDS encoding YveK family protein, which translates to MGRFILLLVALPILGAAVGLLVATLMPTTYAAHSYVILITNSGGSDGSATNAAQATARVATKTSVLASAGADASLIRAAEEGRLTVTASPDAPLVDLVARAGTAEEAAKLSDELARCTEIQVNNFSKETAVSARVFATASMPLDPTLPNYPVNVLAGAALGVLASAVIFILRRPREGLRPRARM; encoded by the coding sequence ATGGGGCGGTTCATCCTGCTTCTGGTCGCGCTCCCGATCCTGGGTGCGGCAGTGGGTCTTCTTGTTGCCACGCTGATGCCGACAACCTACGCGGCGCACTCCTACGTGATCTTGATCACCAATTCTGGCGGATCCGACGGCTCGGCGACGAATGCAGCACAGGCCACAGCCCGGGTGGCGACCAAGACCAGTGTTCTCGCCTCCGCGGGTGCTGACGCGTCGTTGATCCGTGCCGCGGAGGAGGGACGACTCACTGTCACCGCATCACCTGATGCCCCGTTGGTGGATCTGGTGGCCCGAGCCGGGACGGCTGAGGAAGCAGCCAAGCTCTCCGATGAGTTGGCTCGCTGCACTGAGATCCAGGTCAACAACTTCAGCAAAGAGACCGCCGTGAGCGCGCGAGTCTTCGCAACGGCTTCAATGCCTCTCGACCCGACTCTTCCCAACTATCCGGTGAACGTTCTCGCTGGTGCGGCACTTGGTGTCCTGGCCAGCGCGGTGATCTTCATTCTGCGGAGGCCCCGGGAGGGCCTGAGGCCACGAGCCCGCATGTGA
- a CDS encoding O-antigen ligase family protein — MSTAVRLANVTPTDLASLALVGVAAIDVLRGRNIEVLRSRIMLCPVLVVGAAGFTTLFSTDPVLSLVAVIRYAQVFLLVPVAVVLVLRTWSDVRILLGTVVGLAAVEGIIGTYQAVTKTGAGYDGETIRAIGTFGIGDQIAIGIVVSCGQIVLLAVALKGRRKHRIYAIAGVALLFVPLLLSLSRGAVLAAVAAAGVMVLSAGFRRALKIGVIAAVLVVLAAPLVASFDSTVGERFTSIVDSSSAPDRSVQDRYDLWRAATRIWQTSPVVGVGLKQFPAYRDSLAPLGTSSGSDQVGADSYVRVQLLSPHNEYLLLLSEQGLLGLGSHLLLLAVLGIRHISRLRQPETNLTDNFLRLVCVGAFSFYAISNLWGDLAGPTTMLYSVFLGIMLRSAVIYGSPLERSLVDDFTSPAKRPADADI; from the coding sequence TTGAGCACCGCAGTCCGACTAGCGAATGTCACGCCCACCGACCTTGCCTCCCTGGCTTTGGTCGGAGTCGCCGCAATCGATGTCTTGCGAGGCCGAAACATCGAGGTCTTGCGATCGAGAATCATGCTGTGTCCGGTCTTGGTGGTCGGTGCTGCTGGCTTCACGACTTTGTTCTCGACTGACCCTGTGCTCAGCCTGGTGGCTGTGATTCGCTATGCCCAGGTGTTCTTGCTGGTTCCGGTAGCGGTCGTTCTAGTGCTCCGGACCTGGTCCGATGTCAGGATCTTGCTGGGTACGGTGGTCGGCCTGGCAGCAGTTGAGGGGATTATCGGCACATATCAGGCTGTGACCAAGACTGGCGCGGGTTATGATGGAGAGACCATCCGCGCGATTGGGACGTTCGGTATCGGCGACCAAATCGCGATCGGAATCGTCGTCAGTTGCGGTCAAATCGTGCTACTGGCGGTGGCGCTGAAAGGCAGACGGAAACATAGGATCTATGCAATAGCAGGTGTCGCCCTTCTCTTTGTGCCATTGCTGCTCAGTTTGAGCCGTGGTGCTGTATTGGCAGCCGTGGCAGCGGCGGGGGTGATGGTGCTGTCAGCAGGATTTCGGCGGGCGTTGAAGATCGGTGTCATCGCCGCCGTTCTCGTGGTCCTCGCAGCTCCGCTTGTTGCCTCGTTTGATTCGACAGTTGGGGAGCGATTCACTTCGATCGTAGACTCGAGTTCCGCTCCCGACCGATCGGTTCAGGACCGTTACGATCTGTGGCGCGCCGCAACCAGAATTTGGCAAACCTCTCCAGTGGTGGGTGTCGGGCTCAAGCAGTTCCCAGCCTATCGTGACAGTCTTGCGCCGCTGGGCACCTCATCTGGGAGCGATCAAGTCGGTGCCGACAGCTATGTTCGGGTCCAGCTTCTTAGTCCCCATAATGAGTACCTGCTATTGCTCAGCGAGCAAGGTCTTCTCGGACTAGGCAGTCATCTCCTGCTGCTTGCAGTCTTAGGAATTCGGCATATTTCGAGACTTCGCCAACCTGAGACGAATCTGACGGACAATTTCTTGCGGCTAGTCTGCGTTGGCGCATTCTCCTTCTATGCGATCAGTAATCTTTGGGGCGACCTGGCCGGGCCGACGACGATGCTCTATTCGGTGTTCTTGGGTATCATGTTGCGGTCGGCCGTGATTTATGGATCGCCACTTGAGCGGTCCTTGGTGGACGACTTCACCAGCCCTGCGAAGCGCCCGGCAGATGCAGATATTTGA